CATGCTGCAAATACGGTACACACAACAAAAtcaattacacaaacacactgcaaatatagaaacacagcaaaaagaaaagcatgacaaccccaaaaacaaagaactttgattgtgtaatctggatgcagcaTTTGTTTTCGGggattgtgtgttttgtctgtgtgtttcataaagttgcagtttgtttgcCCACGGtagtatttcatatttaaagcCACACTGTGAGTGTTTTCACATCATGGGTCTTTGGGATATTACAACCAAACTTTGAATCAACAACGGCAAATCTGTTTTCTATCCTTCCTCTGGCCCGCTGCTGTGGATCTTATTGCAGAGAGTTCACAGTAACAAATTCTGTTTCTAATTTAATGAGTTTTGGAGAATCAATGAAATCTTCACCTCAACATCACTGTGGATTCAATTGAAAGCAGATGTATTGCTGAAGTCAcacttttctgtaaatgttgtgCCATATTGAGTGGAGATAATAATTCACAGCACATAGGTGTTTTCTTATCAACCTATTCACTTATACTATGAGTAATGGTATTAATGTAATTGCATGACAATTATCTTTCTGAGTTATACATCCGTTTTTCCATTCTGCGGGCATGACGCACGGAGTGTTGCACAATGTGTACGAGCAATGTGGGGTAAGTTAGACTTGCAGGCTTGTTCTGCGGAAGCGTCTCAAGGGGGGCCGCTCCGCTCCCTCCCTCACCACATGCTTGTTGGACGGAACTGCAGCTATTCCTGCCAAGACCCAGCTGGAGACCATTTCCACATGGTCACAAAACTTCAGGGGAAAAGAAACTAAAAGTAGATGTTTGAACATGGAGCACAGCCTCAGAAGATAATAAAGGACAGCAGTGTTTAGAGTCCGCTGGGATGAAGACAAGGAACAAAGTCACTGTTGAAGCGGGAGTCGTGTCTTTCTcaccattgttttatttaatattgaacaaaatgttttttaaagacacaaactAGAACTGAAACTTCTGTACAGCACAGTACTGCACATTTGCACAGTGCAGGGATCATGAAGGTGCATTATTGCTTCATTCATCTCATCTCCAGGGCTAGCCCAAGATGAAAAAATGCCTTGatcaaaacaaattaacaaaagagacaaattgaaatacaatacacattgtTATAGGTATTACAGCATGGAAAAGTCtggtcataataaaaaaaaatatttacaattttttttccttttgacatAAAAAGGATTTACCTAACATGTGATTCCACCTTTTGGTAGTCATTTCTAGATCTGCCTTCGTTGTTGGTCTCTCAGTAGCATTTGAAGACAAAGCATTTgtgaataataaaagaaagatcCAGATCCCAAAGAGACATTTTTGGGATCTCCACAcaacttttctttatttcatttttttttttttaggtattttCGGCATTTTTAgtcctttattttcacaggacagatgaaaggggagaaataggggaatgacatgcagccaaGGGCTGATGTTGAGAAGTTAACCTCTATGAATgcgcacctgctctaccaactgagttaaCCCGGGCACCTCCACCCAACTTTTATCATGTCATTTTACATCTTCCATATTTGGGCCCTCAGATGAGTCTCATATAAAAAATCAGGGAGTGTATCCTTAAATATATTGAAATCGTCGGGACCCAAAACCCAAAGTGAGTTATCAATTTCCGTTTTTTGGGGCCCCCTGGTGGCTGAGGGCCTCTACGCAACCACTTAGTTTGCTCACACCTCCGGCTGCTCATTTGTCTGCCCTTgatatttttcccttttcatcttttgtttcATATGCAacatatgaaacaaaaaattTAGCACTTCAAAGGAAATATATATTACTTTTGGAAAGTGGCTTTACTCAACTACTTCTTACACATAAATTAATCACACAACATGGAGCTGATGTCAAAGCATGCATGCTGCAGGGGTAACTGAGTACATCCAGTGGTGGAGGTTATCAGTTCCCCCCATTAATCCTTCTTTTGGCTCAAACCAGGCCTGCAAACAGGGATTGTGCAACCAACAAGTCCAACAGGTTGTGGTTAAAACGTAGTGATGAGTCGCAGTTTCGTTGGTCAGTTAAAGTAAGTGATATATCTGAGAGTTCAACTGGAACCCAGGGTGCGTAGGTAGATGAAGGCGTAACCCCAGGGCATGTGTGTACCGTCCAGCGGCGGTGCCCCCTGAGGGGTCCATGGAGAGGGTAGGGAGCCGGCTGGGAGAGCTCTCTAATGAAGTCCACATACTTCTCCATGGTGTGTGTGGAACAATCCTGGTCTTCGTCCTCTGCGTTGCTCTCCTGCATCTCACTGATGGTGGGAAGTCTGTCCACCGTGGAGAGGAGGCACCTGGGCTTCATCCTGCAGAGAAATGCATGTCCTTTAATGTTGCTATTGTCACACAGTGATGTGAACATTAAAGGTGATTCTatcttttttatcaaaaaggaTTTCCTGAACTCCTGTGAGCCATTCCCTCATTGAGACTATAGAACCAATCACAATGCTTGTTGACAATAACTTCTGGCTAAAAAACTCCTGCTTCACATACAGACAAATTAACAGCTGAACATGCCATGTTTAATCCTGTTACATGTCAACACTTTCACTAACGTTAAGTTGGAGCCCTTATTTACCTGTTGGGCCTcagactaaagaaaatgacaccaccAAAACTAGCAGTCAGTCCGACCGGTGGTGGGACGTTGCTGTTCCTAACCCTAGATCTGGTTTATCAAAGACGCTAGCAAAGCAACacaggacagaagaaaaaaaacagcagagatgGCAGATAGGTCGGCTGAACAACTAAAAATGACAAGCGAAATAAAGCAGTTTGCCATTTACCATATCTCTGCTATAGCAGTAATGGCAGAGTCAAATGGATTTAATCAGTGGGAAGAACCTGAAAGGGCAATTGTCAAAATTTGAGACGGAGTAGTTTGCAACGTAAAGATCCTCCCAAATACTGACAAGTAGTTGGAATATCTTTTTATGGCGGTGGCATTCATTCCCAACCCCACACCCTGCCGCCAGCCTCCCATCAAAAGAATGTCTCTTTTCAAAAGTGTTATTATTTGAAGATTTTTAGTCAGCTTTTTGATTATTTACTGTGATTAATATAAATCTAAATGGACTAGTTCTTTCAAGGAAAATGCatctaaaaaaatcaacagcTGCTAaagtaatttcctaaaaacGTTGTAGGGAAGACTGGGGATAGTCTGCATCTTTGAGACCTTTTAAACCAGTGGGTTCAAAACGGGAGACAAACTAGTTCCATGTGTCTGCTATTAAATGGTGCAGCTGTTGACAAAATGTGTCAGTTACAGGAAGCTGCATCTTCACATGTGTAATAAGGACTAAACACTGTTTAAGGTAAATCAGGTGATTCCAAACTTGTTCCTGATTGGGGAAATTGGACGTGTTACAACCTGACTGTCTACCCTATCTATGTTTTTTCTACTTGTAATGTTTTACTTTCCAGAAACCTTCTTAATAGGATATTAACAAAGACCTGACAAATAAAGCATTGCAATTTGTTTCTCCCAAAATGAGGAGCTAAATGGGTTTTCAGAGCCCTCTTCATGTTGTCAGGGACATTTTGGCACACAAACAGTATCCTGGTTGAGAATAATTGAATCTAAAAACATTATAATTACCCTCAGAGTTGTGCAATGTGAACTAGAGCTGCAACTTATTATCATTTTCATCTGTtggttattttcttgattaatagATTAGTTGTTggatctataaaatgtcagaaaattgtgaataATATCGCTCAGTGTTTCCCAACGCCCAAGACggcgtcctcaaatgtcttgttttttccataactcaaagatatttaatctactgtcacagaggagtgaagaaattAGAATATActtacatttaagaagctagaatcagagaatttttactttaataaaaataactcaaaccCATTCATCAATCATCAAAATATCAGTCCTCTAATttattagttgattaattgttGTAGCTCTGACATAAACTCAACCTTAGGTTGTTAAAAACccaaaattccaaaaataaatacgTAAATACAAAGAACTTGACCTCTATGGAGTCAAACAGTGTCCTCTTTaagagtataaaaaaaataaaaatgtgtaaatttttttacaaatgtccATCCAAACACAGTCTTACCTAGAAGTGTCTCTGTGATTCTTCCTGATGACAGTTAGTCTGGTGACAGCaattctttctctgtgtctttctacCTTTTTCTGCCACAGCTCCCTTGCTCCCTTGTTCTCCTCTCTATCACCCAGCAGTCTGTAGATGTCAACTGGGCTTTCGCTAAGGCTCTCAGCATGTACAGAACGGGTTACGGAGGTGTAAAGCAGCAAGCGCTGTCGGATGATAAGCCGAGCCAGGGAAGCTTTCATAATGCATTAGCCTGACTTGGCCAACACATCAGAGCCAATTATAGCCATCAGAGCCCAGTCAGGCTGCAATGGTGGATGTGGGTTGGGATGTGTTGTACAACATGAGGGGAACAGAGTGGTCAAGGGGTTCCGAGCTAATCAATGGGTGGGTTATCGATGGGGAAATGTCATTATCTCCCATCCAGACAGCTCTGGCTGCAAAAGCTACAGCTGGAACTAGAATTGGAACTGGAATTAGTTTAATTTAGAAAacgattgtggtttgggttcaaatcagATGCTACTTTACATCTCGTTACGCACGTGATGCGGAACTTGACCCGGCTCTGCTTGTTCtgtaaagttttttgttttcaaacagGACTTGATCCgcagtctgtgtttgtttgacccatcccccACCCCAACTTGCCTGCTCTTatactttgttaccttacttCTAGTCTATACCCTTGAATGTctacttctgggattgctcgaGGCAGAAAGAAATTGTGCCGGATGCATCACAGATGTCCGTTCactgttggcgttctaacctctggtggatttctgaggactatggttaactgccgctcagatctctgcggggtaaatccagacagctagctagactatctgtccaatctgagttttctctcacatggcaagttccttcccaaggctattttagAGGGGCTTTGTTGTGGAGTTTAGCatcgcccatgacaattgtgattggtttaaagaaataccaataaagcAGAGCATCATATCTTCCCATCctggaaatgtaaatgtgctgtatttatatagcgcttttctagtcttaacgactactcaaagcgctttttacatcatacaggaaacattcaacattcacacacattcatacactgtggccgaggctgccgtacaaggtgccacctgatcatcagataaacacacgcacacattcacacaaagtcactcttgtttttaaatcattgatgtgttttactGACCAAAATGCATCAACTACACACCACTCTTTCTCAGGGTGAGACAGATGGTGAGtattagaaagaaagaaagaaagaccttataaaaataaacatacacacacacacacacacacacacacaaatatgagaCTGCCCTCCCTCAGTGCAATGCAGAACAAAGGTCATAAAGGTTACCTATTTCAAATCAGCCCCCATGGGTGGGCCTGGATTGTATTAGCATTAGCttcttgtcaaccagcacctttacagtatgcaccaaagcacttttcctatttgttccccctacaggttgggggcagtgttttccattactgttaccaaTACCATTATTCTTGTGTCTCATTCAAaagagttaatgaaccactgaaatgattttggaaacattatttaaaggtacaaaagaatctttggtgttggattgaTCGGTGTTGAAATCAATATATTTCAATGAATAAGGCCTCTGTTGTTTAACTGTgctgcaaagtgggatgtaataaatgacaaaacaatggcgtgtggcagaaaaaaagttctaTTACGTTTACTGAAATCCCCCTAATCAGTCctaatgtttaaatatactcagtagcattttcttttattgtgaattTCTGAATGGGCGGGCCAGCTGTCAATGTGGGCAGGCCCAGCCCACTAATCAGAAACACGCTCACATAAGTCTTTTGatcaagcagcaattacgatatatatttatgtttctaGTGGCAGCGCCCACTAGTGGGCACAGCAGTTATGACCGGAGCTGAGAAGGAAGTAAGGTGATGACGTATCGTAACGGCTGCGGATCAGGTCTGGAtttgtcggtacacgatccgtcctgcctacacgatccgttctgcgcatgcgcaagatgttcacgcatgcgcagatgataNNNNNNNNNNNNNNNNNNNNNNNNNNNNNNNNNNNNNNNNNNNNNNNNNNNNNNNNNNNNNNNNNNNNNNNNNNNNNNNNNNNNNNNNNNNNNNNNNNNNgtcggcgctcgggccctaataattccttcagttccaatagggccttcgccgcctgtcggcgctcgggccctaattaAAAGAGGATTGTATTAGATTACGACATATAAACATGCATataatatttatgtaattaaattatttcttcatttgtttttaatagacACCTAATGGAAGTGAAAGTAATTCCGCCATCTTGCGAAAGGCCAAAGCAGACTGCTTAGCATCCCAATTTATTTGCTtaagaagaaacaaagaaaatcaaatcaaacttgAATTGCATAGCATCACATTATTTTGCATCGCGTTGAATCACATGGTGTTGTACTACATCGCAATAAAGGGGTGAATTGTATCATATTGCATTGGTAGTTGCTGCATATGTATCTTCAACGTATCAGACCAGAAAATTTAATGAGAAAACAGCTGGAAATGTTCAAGGAATGAACATTTAGCGctaagtgcaacttgcacaatACTTATTATTAAAACTATTAAAGTAGTTCCTAACTTTCTTAATTTACTAATATTTCTATATTCTATGTTCATATTCTATCCTATTTATTTCATGAACATTGTATCCTATTTTAtgtatgttctgtatgtgtggtgtgtgtatattttactgCTGTGACACTGTATTATCCCATTTTTGGGATCCATCAAAATGTATGTATCTATatttctatccatccatccattcatccatccatccatccatacattcATCTATGTATccaaaaaatggattttaagGTGTGAAATGCAGACTGTATTATATGACAAAATATAAGCCAAACAAGTGAAAACAATCCAAAACTAGAAGAATACTGTTGTATAAAACATGATTAGCAGTGTTAGTGTTGTTGGTGTTACACAGTATTAGCAGACAAAGTAGCaattttttctgaaatatttatgATTATAAAGGCTCCTTGCAAAAATTCTGTGAGAAGCCTTATATACCCACTGAATAAAGAAATCCAGCTGAATGTGTTTAGCAGTGTCTTCTTTATTAAAATTCTTCCATAATTTCTGAAACCTAAACCTGTCAGCAATTTCAACCACCAGTAatatgaatttgttttaaaacaaggACATTTATGAACAAAATACTATAATAAGAGATCTTCCTTGAAAAGTGACCTTCATGTCTGACCAGCATAGTCAACGATCCACAAGAAGACTTGAAAAACAACAGTTGTTACAGTAATAAATGTCAGCCAAAGTTGAGACAGACATCAGGGAAATGATTAATAAATTAGGATTCTGCACCATGTGTGTGATCTACTAGCACTCGGTGAAAGTCACTCTCCATAGGAACCACCCAAGTTATTGTGTACAAACATCCTTTACAAGTCCTCTGGGGTTTAGCAATTTCATCCATGTCTCACTCTGCTGTTCTGTTACAGTTCCAGGAAGAATGTTCATCACTAACTGAGGAACTTCATCGGAATTGTTAGTGATAACTGGATGGGAAGCGGAGTTTCAACACTGTGATCATACATTTCCATCCCCCTTGCTTTGGCTTTCATTTTACGGTGTGACGATGAAATGAGTGGTGGAAGTTCTTAGATCTTTCACTTAAGCAAAAGTAGTAAATacaataccacagtgtagaagTACTCTTGTACTACAGTCAAAACCAGCATTAGTATCAAAACattctaaaagtaaaagtattcattgTGCAGAAGGGCCCATTTCAGAGTcaaatttattatattattgtgtaCATGACAGTACACAGCAGTGCAATAATATAATGATGCAGCgagttaaaaagaaagaacaatttATATACTGCTAGCTTAACCTATAACAATATATTACCATGTGGTAACTGATTTGATTTTAGAATAATGATAAGTTTGCAGAGTTTTAAGTAACTTAAGTTATCAAAAAATGTGGTGGAGTAGAACTATAAAAAGCATTCAATGGAAATGCACTTTGTTAcaatccatctatctatctatctatatctatctatcgatctatctatctatctatctaagtaTCTCGTTGTTAGTTCcttgttttttcaaataagaCTGTTGCTAATAAAGACACCAGCTGAGAGGTggactgcagacacacacacacacacacacacacacacacacacagatgccttGCTTTATAGTTAGATAATAGTAATATGTCACAGTTTTTCTCAGTCACTTTTGCGCAATCGTCAAATGACTATTAAACTCTCTcacactatgactatttttatgAACATTAGGTCAGTTGGTCACATGACTGTAGTCATTTATATTTGCTTTGGCATTTATATTTGCTTTATATTTGCTTTTGGCTCTAAATGCACTGAGAGTTAGTCTAGATGGGAAACAATTAAATTTCCTCACAATTTAGAGCAACTGTCCAACTCTCCAGGATGTCCAACTTGTAACACTGTAACCAATCATACTTCAAGGATATTACCAAATTTCACAGCTGCCTGTGCAAGAGGAAGGGCCATTAGAGTGTGGGGTGGTGAAGGGGAGAGggaaattttattttattagggtGGCCATTAGCTTAGGCTGAACATAAGCTACTCTTCCTGGGTTCCacacaaaacatgacaacagGTCACAAAAAGGGGTGTGCGACTTCACCACGTGGTGTGAGGATTATGCAACTGAGTGTTGATAGTTGTTTATTTCAGTAAACAAGTTTGTTGTAGTAAATGTGCCaaatttattgtaaaaacatgtcaatattGCAGCAAGTCCACATTAAAATCTGGTTGAAATCATTAAAATCACAGTTAATTTCCATTAAAATGAATGGTTGAAATTTGCATTAACACTGGTCTTTATGTCTGTAGCACTCTTTCCTCACTAAGACTGTTACCTCCAACAAATCCACCAAGAGTTGACCTCAGGGACACACAGCTAACTATATAACGGTGTACACTAAGCTGGCATGCTAATGTGCTATTTGAGGCCAATTCTTAGTCAACACAGCCCAACATAACCCTGAGATTGAGGCCAGAGCTGGAAATAGATGCCGCGGTGATTAAGAATAGACAGCGTGGCTCAGGTGCTGCAGCATTAAGGAGGACTGAGACGGGCTAATTTGCGCCATGTCACCTGATCTAACGGTTGACCACCTGATGACCTGGCTAATCTGGTTAGTTTTTTCCAGTAAATAAGTTAAGTAGGTAGGCACACTTTGACATTGATGATATCATTTAATTTTGCTTGGCCACAAAACCAATGAATCAGATAAAATTACCAGCTGTTTTCTTACATTAGATGGATTACATAAGTGTTGATAGCATCCCTAGGCTATATTTCAGGTTGACATAAAAACACTTTTCGTGAAATTCTTACCAAAATGTTATAAAAGCATCGCATCTCTTATATTGCATGCTAACTAGAGGCTAAATCTGGCATTTGTAGTCCTTAAAATTACAAGACAATTTTATTCTCCTATTGTGAGCAAAGTAAACAAACATGATATAATGTGTTAATAAgctaataaataaagaaagctTTAGAGAGGCTGAtaggtggatttttttttactttggacaGCGCCAGGCTACCTGTTTCCCTGTTTTTCCAGTCTAACTGCAAAGCtgagctaaccagctgctggcttcATATCTATGACCAGATGAGAGCAGAATAAATTTCTCATCTAGTGCTTAGCAAGAATAGAGAATGAGCCTCTTAATGTTTCAATTAAAGGCTTTTTCATTTGATAggctgtattttttcttttcctctattGTGCTTCCACTTTTCCCTAATAAAAATTAGgctaaatcaacatttttgtcattacaTTTGTAGTGTCCCCTACAAATGACTTGACACATTAATAGGCTTACAATGTGTTattggttacattttaaaacaacaaaactctTAGTGAAGTCACTCCAGTTGTTTTTTGAGGGGGATTTCATTGTAAAGAAGTTTTAAAGCCTGATGAAAGAAGACATAAGAGACTCAGCTTGAAGCAAAGTCTCTTATGCCATCAAACACGTTGGTTGGCATATAATATACCATAATCCTCTAAAGGGCTAAAAGGTTAAATAAGTGACTTGGGCTGGATGCATCTCAAATACTGCAAAACATGATGATAAATAGCCCCGACTTTAAAGGCATGATTGGCCCATGTAAGTAATTACCTCTACTGAAGGTGTAATATGGACATGATTTAAAAACTtgaataatcatttaaaataatacaaaatcacaatttgtgaaaacattaaaaaaaaataaaaactgtctgTGATGCTGGACTTCTGAGGACCTGTGCTGAGGATGAAAGAACAGGTGATGGGACATCTGTAACACCAAATGTCCTTAATTTAGGACGATACCCCTGAGAGGAAAGCAGAGCTACTTAAAGCttgtgtgtgtagtttctgtctccctcaaGAGGAACtcttttttgggggcattttaggcctttattcccacaggacagatgaagacataaaaggggagagagaaggggaattacatgcagcaaagggttggAATTGAACCCACGTCTGCTGCATTGAAAAGTAAACCTCTGTAAATGTGggcctgctctaccagctgagctaaccCCTGACACGGCGCAAGAGGAATTCTAAGCAATGACATCAACTCTCCGCCTGTCCTCCAAGCTACTGCATAACTGGACGGCTGCATAGTGCCCCCAATTGGTCAGAAGGGACTATTACACACTCTTTGACCTCATCTGAGATGGGCGTCCTGGTTTGTGTTGgtgcgtttgtgtgtgacagGTTATTGGGATTGTTGGTCTATATAGAGCATGTAGTGATTTACACACTGAATATGTGCATAGTTTCATTTGAGAGTACGatttaacagaaaatgaatggaaactaTTTTGATCTGCGATAAGACTCGCAGATTATCTAAATCAGCAGATTTAGTGCCAAAGCAAATATAAATGACTACAGTCATGTGACCAACTGAcctaaaaatagtcatagtgtgAGAGAGTTTAATAGTCATCGCCGATTGTGCAAAAGTGACTGAGAAAAACGTACCATTATCTAACTACATAGCaagcacgtgtgtgtgtgtgttatgtgtgtgtgtgtgtgtgtgtatgtttgtgtgtgtgtgtattttctacaaagtgggctaaatgttgtaaatgtattgtaaaatgttgtaaatgtaatgtaaactgtaaaatgaaGATAGGATAAATGTAGAGCTGCAAacatgaaaatgacaatttatatttaataaatagactaaattaaataaaagcaggcCCATCTCTGAGAATGTTCCTCCagctgttttcaacaacaattagagagagagagagagagagagagagaaagagctcaCAGACgaaagagagagtgagcgtgcaatcagaatcagaaacacTTCATTTGCCAAATGcatcaacagacacacaggaataTGACATGGCAATCAGTTCCACAGAAGCTCGACAAACAAACAGTATAGTATATGCGTATAGCTGCATAAAGCATGCTTAACACAATTATATAGTCAAATagtccaaaaataaaataatgatagaGGGGGAGGGGCTATATCAGCTACTCCGGAGGGAAATGGCTTTGGAAACAAACTAATCAGGTGACGTGAGGTGCTTGTCCTCATCACACTGTAACTTCTTCCTGAGGGAAGCAGCCTAAAAATGTCACTTGCCGGATGGGACTGATCAGCAGCAATTTTAGC
The sequence above is drawn from the Etheostoma cragini isolate CJK2018 chromosome 2, CSU_Ecrag_1.0, whole genome shotgun sequence genome and encodes:
- the si:ch73-6k14.2 gene encoding uncharacterized protein si:ch73-6k14.2, with the translated sequence MKASLARLIIRQRLLLYTSVTRSVHAESLSESPVDIYRLLGDREENKGARELWQKKVERHRERIAVTRLTVIRKNHRDTSRMKPRCLLSTVDRLPTISEMQESNAEDEDQDCSTHTMEKYVDFIRELSQPAPYPLHGPLRGHRRWTVHTCPGVTPSSTYAPWVPVELSDISLTLTDQRNCDSSLRFNHNLLDLLVAQSLFAGLV